The sequence below is a genomic window from Mycobacterium spongiae.
GCGTACCCCGTGCGGGTTGTGCAGGGCGCACAGATGTGCCACCACCCACAGGCCGGCGGCCGATTGTGCGCCGTCAGGCAAGGTCGGTCCCAACGTTTCGTACAGCAGGTAGGGCGACAGCATGGTGATCGCGGGGTCCGCGGCAAGCGCGGAAAAGAAGGCCAGGGTAAAGCTGTTGCGTCCCCCGCGGGCAGCGGCCCGTAGGTTGGCGATGGTGTCCTCGCCGACAACCCCGAGCGCGCGAATGACCCGGGCGTAGATCTCCGGTTCACTCACCGTTCCGGGCAAGGGATCCAGCACGGGTGCCCGGAGCTGAAATACGTTGTGGGGAAACTCGAAATTGAAGAACGACGCTTCCCATTTCTCGAACTGCGAGCTTGCCGGGAGCACATAGTCGGCGAGGAGCGCCGTCTCGGTCAACGCGACATCGATGACGACGGTCAAATCCAGTGCCCGCATAGCGCGTCGCCATCGCGGCGAGTCGGCCAGCGAATGCGCCGGGTTGTTCGCGTCGATCCACATGGCCCGCAGTCGATCTGGGTGGTCGGTGAGGATCTCTTCGGTGATCGAGTTACACGGAACCAGCCCGGCAATGATCGGCGCTTTCGTGACGAGAGTGTGTTGCTCGGTCCCACCGGGCGCGATAGCAGGCGCCATCGCGGCGACACGAGCGGCAGTCCGATCGAGCACAGCCTTGGCCATCCGGTCGGTTGCCGAAGCGGTACTGCGCCGCCCAGCCAGTGCAGAAACCAGCTTGCCGAACCCCGCGGCTGACGTCGCCGCGGCGATGGCGAGAAGACCGGCGGCCTTGTCCCGCAGGAAGTTCGGTGCGCGCTGCGGTTCGTTCGACGGCGGCAGTCCGGTCAGTGGGACGAGGCTGGAGTGGAGAAACATCGTGCCCGGCTCACCGAAATTGCCGGTGAGAATCCAGATCAGCTTGTTGAGGTAGGACACCAGCGTGCTGTGCGGCCCCTGTTGGGTACCGAGGTCCTCATAGGTCGCTACCGACGAGGCTGTGCCGATGCGATGCGCAGCAGCGGAAATGAGTTCCTCGGCAACGCCGCATCGCTGGGCGTAGTCCGAAATGGGCACTGCGGACAGCGCCGCCAGCACCGGGCCGGAACCTGAGGTGTGCCTGGCGATGAACTCGTGGTCAATCAGATCGTCGCGGACCAGCACGGCCAGTAGCGCTGCTAGACACCATGCGTCGGTGCCGGGGCGCACCTGCAGATGAAAGTCCGCCATTTCCGCGGTCTCCGAACGACGCGGGTCGAGAACGATCATCGACCGCGCCGCGTCGCGCGCGATCTGCTTCAGCGTCGGCCGCGCACGCGGGAAACTGTGCGACTGCCACGGATTCTTGCCGACAAACACCACGACCTCGCTATGCGCAAAGTCCCCCTTGGTGTGGCCGCCGTACAACTTGCCATCGACCCATGTTTCGCCGGTCTTTTCCTGGGCAATGGCGTTCGAGTAGTACTTCGCACCGACGGCGGCTTGCAGCGCTGCCGCGTACATGCCGCCAAGATGATTGCCCTGACCGCCGCCGCCGTAGAAGAAGATCTTGTCCCCGCCGTGGGTGTCGCGGACCGCCGCCAGCTTGGCCGCGATCTCGTCGATCGCAGTGTCCCAGTCGATCTCCTCGTATGTGCCGTCCGCACGCCGCCGCAGCGGCGATGTGATCCGGTCGGGGTTGTTCTGGTAGTGATCGAGCCGCAACGCCTTCTGGCAGGTGTATCCCTGACTGGCCGGATGCTGCTCGTCACCGTGTATGCGCTTGAATCGGCGTCCATCCAGCGTGATTTCGATGCCGCAGTTGCACTCGCACAGGATGCAGGCACTCGTCGCGGTGGCATCGGGCGCGTCCGCTTGCGATTGCAGTGTTATGCCGGACTTGTCAGACACGTTCTGCTCCTTCTGATCTCACTTCGTGGTCCGCTCGGTATCGCGGGCAAGCTCCACGAGCCGCGCCCGCACCAGGTCCGGTTTCTCGTCGACGATGAAGTGTCCGCAATCGGCTTCTTCCAGCGTGTAGTCGTCGGCGTTTGCGTTCTCCGGCGACGCCAGCGATCGGTGGATAGCGAAGTCTTTGACCCCGAAGAGCGCGCGGATCGGAACGGTCGCACGGCGGCTCTCGCCCTTGCGCGCCGAGGCCGGTATTTCGCGCAACAAGAACGTCCGGTAGGTGTCGCGGCCGGCTCGCGCACACACCGGGTCGCGGAAACGCTCGGCGAAGATCGCGACGTCAGCGGGGTCCAAAGCGGCTCCCCGGGATGCCTC
It includes:
- a CDS encoding molybdopterin-dependent oxidoreductase yields the protein MQSQADAPDATATSACILCECNCGIEITLDGRRFKRIHGDEQHPASQGYTCQKALRLDHYQNNPDRITSPLRRRADGTYEEIDWDTAIDEIAAKLAAVRDTHGGDKIFFYGGGGQGNHLGGMYAAALQAAVGAKYYSNAIAQEKTGETWVDGKLYGGHTKGDFAHSEVVVFVGKNPWQSHSFPRARPTLKQIARDAARSMIVLDPRRSETAEMADFHLQVRPGTDAWCLAALLAVLVRDDLIDHEFIARHTSGSGPVLAALSAVPISDYAQRCGVAEELISAAAHRIGTASSVATYEDLGTQQGPHSTLVSYLNKLIWILTGNFGEPGTMFLHSSLVPLTGLPPSNEPQRAPNFLRDKAAGLLAIAAATSAAGFGKLVSALAGRRSTASATDRMAKAVLDRTAARVAAMAPAIAPGGTEQHTLVTKAPIIAGLVPCNSITEEILTDHPDRLRAMWIDANNPAHSLADSPRWRRAMRALDLTVVIDVALTETALLADYVLPASSQFEKWEASFFNFEFPHNVFQLRAPVLDPLPGTVSEPEIYARVIRALGVVGEDTIANLRAAARGGRNSFTLAFFSALAADPAITMLSPYLLYETLGPTLPDGAQSAAGLWVVAHLCALHNPHGVRGAGFTGPGFEPGEKLFEAILTQRSGITFTADEWSDVWNYVSRPDRRFTIEVPELLDKLAGIVDDPGVWTTDEFPLVLSAGERRAFTANTIIRDPAWRRRDPAGALRISPADAQSHGVTNGDFVRLVTERGAAEVLVEVSPMMAEGHISLPNGLGTHHRDSEGARVQTGVAPNDLTSVDRRDWLAGTPWHKNVPARIELAAQPSNRRSADEAGE